The DNA segment CATTAtataattgtattattattattattatgatgcagttttcaaattgaaaagttccaatgatttctttttcctgctgacCAGATTTTTTCTTATTGAAATCAGAATGAAAGAAACATATGCTTAAACCATATATCCAAACTGCATTAAATCCAAAGGTGACAAGCAAACACTGCGCCGTGGACTGGTCACTGCTGTGAAACTGAGGAAACAAACATCGTTCCTTCGAGCCGCTGAgtcatgaaaatatgaatatctGCAAGGAAAATCCTGTTAGCGTCACAGGTGGAAAGTAGAGCTGAGGAATGTCAGTAATTCCAGCCTTCGACCAGGCAAGTGGAGGATTATCATGGTTAAAGTTTCAAACGCAGAAGAAGTGTGTGTTGTCTCCCGTGTGACTGGAGAGAGTGATGACTAGCTGGAGGTGGACAAGGCAGACGTGATGGATTTGCATGTTGACGCTACACTATGCTAAAGTATTAGCTTCATACATCACAAAACGACTCCTCGCTGTGAAGTACCGTAACATTACGACCATCTGGCTCGTGTGTCTGATGCGTGACAACTGAGGAGACTAGTTTTGTGCTGGAGTTCAGGTCCACCACTGATGCACCCGTGCTAGCTGGGAAGCAGTCTTCTGCGTGGGACGCCTGAGGACTCCCAGGTTTAAGGAAAGTGTTCCGGCCACGGCAGACGGCGCCGTCTGCCACGGCGGCCCGTTGCTGGCTGCCGGTTGGCGTACGTGGCggagaggaggcggcggcggcgagggCAGGCTGCGACCATCACGGCGCTGTGATGTGGTTCACGTACGGTCAAAGCAAaactggcatccctgagcaacGGTCCGTGACCACTGGATGCGGGAGGAGCACTTTCCAAGTCAAATCAGCGCCGTGTGGGAGGACTGTTGACACTCGGGCCCCGGCAGGCTGTTGATGTTGTCGCTGGCCTATGTAAACCAGCAGGTGAGGCGTCTCACCGAGCTGCTGCTCACTAACATCACTGCTGGTTTCCATTACACCAGCCATTAGCCGGGTCCTCGTCGGCCGTGCAAATGAGGGGCCCCTGCAGAGCAGGTGGGGCTCCCGCCACCGAGGACCAGAAGTTACCAAAGCTTGACCGCACTTTCAGTCAGGCCAGCGGCAGGAAGGTGGAAGGTTTGCTGGCGTACAACAGTCACTTCCCCAGCAGACACACAGCCAATCGTATCTGGTGTCTGCATTCAGACGCtttttttcaggcaaaaaaaatgtttttggtcctgtaaaaaaactaaaacctAAAAATAAGAATTCATATGTCGCTCAACTGCTGGAAATTCCAAACAATTttcttgctttattttattgtttacatttcttTATTAGAGTGAATTTATTCCCAATGGGAAAAAACTTAACAACACGACTGAGCATTCACGCAGTTTTGGaagcttttaaaataaatatctggttgaagttttctgattcagccAATTGTTTTTTCAAATACTTGAGAGGTTGTTTGACAGCACAGTTCCAGTAGATATTGTTGAGTGAAATATCAGAAACAAAGGTTCACGGCGACAGCAGCTGTCCCCACCTTCCCAAGGTAAAGAAAGACAGGTTTTTCTGTTGAGAAGGtgacaccaaatctaagctctcttcAGTTGTGGCTGGTGTTTTTCCCTCGCACAAAGGAGAGATGGAAGCGTCAGTGTTACCTTTACAAGGAGGAACACCGTCGACAGACCAGCTTAAAATGTGTATAAATACATGGAGTTGGATTTGACTCGAGTAATCTGAGATGAAAAAATATCATCTTTAAGAATCTATAGGAAAACGTGGAGTTTTATGGCTTCATACTGTAAATGTAATACACCTTCCTGGACACCAAGGAACAGTGTATTCAGCTCATGTGTTGGCAAGTGGACCCACACCCGTCGAAACAACATCCAAGTGGCCACCAAGGTCAGACAAGTGTCCAGACGGAGGTGCTGGTTCTGGGACAGACGCGGATGTGTGGCACCACCGTTCCTGCAACACAGCAGAACCAGGCCTGCGTCTCGGCATCAGAACACGTCCCCTGTCACTGACACGACTGGCACATCTGAACCTGAGGAGCAGCGAGGAGAGCCGTCCTCTCTCCGCTGCGGGACGACAGCAGTCGGCCATATCCATCGCCTCACCCGGCCGCAGCGCTGGCTCGGGCGTGAGGAGAGAGTTTCCACACTGCGCGTGACATGAGCTTTGCCAGGAGACGTGTCTTTTATTGGGTGAAAAATGTCTGATGTCAGTGTTGACGAGACACGTCCTGTTAATGAAGCTCACAGGGCCTGGAACAAGTGCATAGCTTTAGACCTACGGATTCGTCtttcctcttttttctttttgaaggtcAAAGGTTAATATCGAGACAACGGTTTTGGTGCAATGACTTTCTTGCCGAACTGCATCACCATTGTTTCTCTGGATAAACATCTCAACACCTCAGCTTCTCTGGACATGAGGCAGCAGGAGATACAGCTTCATGAACTCATTCCCAACACGTCCGTGTCTCCGGCTCTGAGGCCTCGAGAGGTGCGACAGTAAAAGCAGCAGGAGACAGACTTGGTGTCTCCCGTCCTCGCTGTCTGTCACtaacctcctcctccatccgcTCGCTCGGCAGATCACAGCGCCGAGGCCAGCAGCGAATGGAGTCCCGGGTGGCCGTCATGCTCCTGAAGGCCGGCGGGTGTCACAGCTGCGGGGAGATGGAGCACTGCCACTGGCCGGCGGCCATGTGGCTCCGGTCACACAGGCCGACGTGGTGGCGCTGCACGCCGTGTAGGGTGACACTGGGGTGGGAGGGGGGCAGCGAGGCATGCTGGGCGCTGTGGCAGAGCTGCTCACTGTGGGCAAGCCACTCGGCGTCTGGGGAGCAGAGGCGGCAGGTTAGAGGCTgaacagtgatgatgatgatggtgttaAAGCCTTTCACCCACGACtacttattttctgttttcttatgTGTTTTCCTGGCTGACCCCATGGCTTTATTCTCACCAAGCGACGTCGCGTTTGCTACAGTCacacacatggtttcatgtgtgTTTACCACTTTAAAACGTGAATATTTCAAGGTACGACCGATACCTGCCTCTGCGTTCATGGAAAATTCAGCCGCAGCTTTTGGAGAGCGGACCAAATCTGTTGCTAATTGATTTTAATTTCAGCTGAAATTCCGTTCTCCAGTTACGCGCTGAAGAATGTTCCAGGAAGAACAATTCATTTGGAGCCAGAAATTCATCAACACAGACGCCAAGCTGCTCCTCCAATCCAGAGGAGCGCTCCCCCAATATGGACACAAGGGCACGTCCCAACTGTGATGCTGAGTCACCTGCTGACGCGCCACACGTGGGGGCCCTCGTGTAAACAGAGCTTCAGCAGCCTGCGATTCTGCTGAGGTCTCACGAATCACACAGCAGCCACTTCAACTGCGACGTCTCAGCAGTCACCACATGAAGAAAGACTTCGATGAAAATCTAAATGATCAATTAGGCGTCGTCATGGCCCTAGAGCGCATTAGAGCTGTATGAGAAGCATGTGTGGGAGAGAGGGGAGCCCTCcggacggcggcggcggcggcggcggggccACAAAACAGATGTCACCAGCGACCGGGAGTGAGCGCGCGCGACAGAGACGAGCATGACTGGGCCCGTGTTTGCTGGCACATCCACAGGACTCCACTTTCACCAGAGCGTTTCTGGTCGCTGGGTGGTCCCAGCAGCCCGCTGAGACGCTGCCTTCCGTCTCAGTGCCGCTGACTTGTTGCCACACATTTTCATAAAGTCATCGATCGTCGTCGATGCGCTGCGTTTTCAGCAGCAGGGGGACGTGGCTTCACGCTCACTTGGCTTCATTCAAATTTCCTCCATTATTTCAGCCCAACCAAACAAATGGCAGCTTAAAAAGTCCAACACGTGTTTTGCATCAAAGTGTGGAGCATACTTTGCATAGCAACACCAACTGTGTCCAGACAATCACAGCAAAAGCACACACACTGTTGAACACGTGTTTACATACATAATAGTCACAAACATCTTCTGCTATTTTGCAATCAACAGTCCTGAACTGGAGCCCCAACGTGAGAAATACTTTAAAGTGTGTCATGTGAAATGTATGTGGTGTGTTCCATGGGCTGCCACGGGTTTAGTTTTAGCTCGTCCAGAGaatctttttgttttcaccctCTTCTTACTTTTCAATTGTCGGCTACTAGTTGTTTTTAATGGTAAATTCACATGTATATTTTGAGCTCCAACTAAATCAAACGCCAAGGGTTAAATATGAATACCGTATTTTTAAATGCAACTTAAAAACGTGTATGGCTGAAACACTTTTATTCCTGTCTTTAtttgcatgaaaacatttttaatgtttaaatacaATTTCAGTTAGTATCATGATTTAAATGTATCacctcacatttgtttttattttctagtTTTATCACTGGATGCCACAGAATATTTGTACTTGAATGTttaattttacaaaataattaaaaaaaaaaaaaaaaaagttattttaactCTTCAGGTTATTTTACTCTTGACTGGATACGTTTCAGCAATAAAGGAATTATAAATCAGATTCATTCACACACAGCATACGGTATTGAGATTTTAAGCGGAATATATTTCTTGAAACTATTTACGTGAAATGATCGATTAACGTTTCTATATTGGGGAGGGAACCGGAAGTGCGAGGGTACCTGCACACACCGGCCGCACGGACGGAGCTCCGCCGGACCAGCGACACACCAAACGGTAAGGTTCGCTTTCACTCACCGATCGAAACCGGCGCATCGTAGTGGTCGTTCACGCGTCAGGGTGTAAACTTTAGACGTTTAGAACAGTGTTTATGTTTAACCTTGCTGTCAGTTACCGGTCAAACCTCGCTGCAGTAGAGAATACAAGTGAACGCATCACTGCTGCGGGAAAGAATTAAGTTCAAGAATGAGTTTGGTATTTTGGTCAGCGAGTGTCGCGCTCGTTTGAACAACTGCGTAAGcgtctcggtgtgtgtgtgtgtgtgtcgtacaTGCAGTTTTATGGTGCTCTAAATCATTTTATCAGTCTTGGCAAAGTCATTTGTCCGACTGGCCGCAAAGTGGCCCTTTCTTCTTCGCTGTTCAATTAATGAATCTGGCTGTTTTGAGTCACGCACTTTCGTCACAAATTTGatttaaatgtacttttcaAATTGTGTTCCTCCGGTGCGTGTTTTAGGTGATTTAGCAGAGTTTAGGTGGAGAACAAAAGCAGCAATGATTTTCCAGGGCACCGCCGTTGACCCGCAACAGCACCTCTGCGAAAGTGCTCGATAGCTTCCGATAGACGTTCGTCTTCTCGAGCATTCTTTGTTCTCGAACCCGATTTACAGACTTGTTGCTGTTCAGCTCTTGTGTTTgtgcttcatatatatatatatatatatatatatatatatatatatatatatatatatgcatcgaatttatttgtcatgaagaaaaacattgcATTTAAACATGACGTTTACTGCTGATATTTGTTAAGTAAATACAAAGTATGGACGTCGttctttgtggaaaaaaaattaattagaaatgaaatgtttttattttagctgaTGTGTAGATGTAAAAGAAGTTGTGTTTCTATTGCTGGCTGTTATCACAAGGTCTGCTTAAATTAGCTATAATAATAGTCATAATAATTCAAGTCAGTTTGAGCAGTAAATATCTGCTTTTGGACGGCGTTACGCGTGACACGTGTTTTCTCCGCTCTACGAGACGCGCGGCGCCGTTTGTTTCAGTGTCCAGCGCCAGTTCTCCGTGCGCTGAAGCGCGCGCACCAGGCCATGCATTTCTCACGCGTGTCCCAGCCGTTTGCGCGAGTGATGCGAGCGATGTATTCTGACCAAATGGACTGTCGCAAAATGTCGTTTAAAAATACCAAAATGCAAGGCGTCCGTTTTCAGCATGATTTAGAATTTGTCTGTGCCAAATGAGCGCACGCCGGTGAGTTCGACGTTTACCTGTGTGAATTTTGCGTCAGGTTCTAAATGCGCTTTATCCACGCCACTGACCAGCGGAGAGCTCGCTGCTGGGACAGGAGTCCTGTTTAATGCGCTCCGTTCCTCTAGTTTGGCGCTGGAATATGATGGACTGTCACTAACTGGGGCAGAAGACACACTGGAGAGGAAATGGAGGTCAGAGGGGACGGAGAACACCCAGAGGCCCTGGAGAAGTCACTACGGTTTGAAAGTATATTTtcgtttgggtttttttttcagttctgtgTGTATATTTAGTTTAGCAGACATATTATGTTTGGTGATTGCTTTAAAAGATACACTGCACTTGGAAGCGTTTCAAGATCAAATCAAATCCGACCTGATCTTAAACGCATTTTTCCCCTGTcatattttactttactttctATATGCCATTGTGACCCATCAAATCAAAACATAGCCAGAACAATTAAAGTAGAACAGTTCCGATCGTCTCTAACGAAATGCGTGATACATCAAATATCCGcacgtatttatttttctgtctcgGTTTCTCgtttttaaatgtgtataaTTTTAGAATGGAGTCGACAGCAAGACGAGCAGCTATTTCCCCCCAAGAGTCCACCGTAAAAAGCCCCATTTTCGCAACAACAAAGCCGACCATTAACACTGATTTATACCGGATCCTGTTTCGCGTGTGTGAGCTGCAGCGCGCACACACGGGTCCGAGCCCCAACCTGCGCCCCTCGCTGCACGGCACCGTCTTCCGCTCAGGTATGTCCGGCCAGCATTTAGCACACCTCGTTTTGATGCACTTCACCTCTAATATTCCACATCCGCCTCTTAATTGTGAGTGGAAGCCGGGCCATCTGGTTCTCCACTAAGAAATCAGCCTGAGCGCGCAGGTCAACTGCCATTTAAGCTCCTGCTCTCCAGAGGCCTTCAGCGCACTGCGGTCGTTACTTTCTGGAGCCGTCTGCCTCACTCTGCTCTCTGGACATCAGGACACAAAACCTCACTCCCAGGTCAACCACCCAGCCTCGCGCGTGAAGGCGCTAGAAAACCAACGTCAACTGCCCTGTGTGCCGCGTCAACATCGATGGTGTCGAACCGCGTTTGCGGGGCGGAATCATTTGGATAAAAGTGGAGCAAACTCAAAACAGCCATTGCAAATGTTACACACCCTGTCTGGACCTTCTGCGTGCTAATGGAATCCCGTTGTTTGGAGTTGTGTTTCGGCGGTGGAGGTTTTACCCAACAACACCAGTGGGCCTTAACCGCTGGATCCGGGTTTGAAGTGGCAAATACGTGCCCTCGAAATATGATCACATTCATTCGTAAATCCTTTTAAAACCACTTGTTTCAATATGCATATCATGTATCTTAATCTACATATATTTTACGATTTTTAAAAAACTGTTTTCCGCGTAAAATACTAATAAACTCACGCATGTGTATACTACATTGTAACAACTGTGTAATACATTTGGAAATATCGCTAGGTTTGAGCCGTGTGCGACAGCAATACTAGAGAAATAGGAGCGTGCGTCGTACATAGTGAGTAAAGAGGGAGGCTGTGCCCTTTACACACAGCTCCAGTCTGGCGTGCGAGATTCAATAAAAGCCGCGGCTTCAGCCGTCAGGAACAAGCGCCCCGGTGCTTACTTTGTTGCTCTGTGATGGATCGAATCCCCAGAATATCTGTGACGGAGTGCGAGGAGGGCCATATCCTGTGCATGGCCATGTGTCCAGGTAGCGTGGGCATGCCCGGGGGAGTGGGCACCTTGGAGCCCGGGTAGGAGTACAAGTGGTTGTATGGTATGGTGGGCTGCGGCGGCGGGTGAGGGCCCTGCTTCCCGGACTCGTACTGGCTCTGCTGCGACAGGTTCCCGATCTTGTTGCGCAGGATCCTGCTGATGGAACTGACCGAGGGCAGGTTGAACTTGTCGCAGACCCCGTCGGCGAGTAGCCTGTCCCGGATCTCCCACGCAAAAATCCCGGGGTCCCGCTGCTTGTATGTCCGTATGTGTTTGACCACGGTGGGCGTCGTGACGCGCGGCTTGCTGCCTCCGATGGCTCCCGGGAGGATGGAGCCGGTCTCGTTGTAGCGGGCCAGGATCTTACTGACGCAGCCGTGAGAGACTCGCAGCTGTCGGCTGATGTCGCAGGGTCGGATTCCGAGCTGCGCCAGCTCCACGATCCGGAGCCGGATGGCGTTGGGGAGCGGCCTGCCGTTGACGAAAACCCCACCGAGCTGGTTCACCTCGCCGAAGGCTGGTTCTGagcccaaacacaaacacaagcgcCGCATCAATAGAAGGCCAGAGAAATCAGATGCCCACGCGATCTGACCCACATTTGCTTAAATATCTGACGAGTTGATTGACAACTGTTATGATCGTTCCTAGCAAAGCAACAGTGAAATGAGCCAGTCTCCATGTGAAGGAAACGACAACAAGCACGGCGGAGAAACCTCGTTCAACGCGCGTCAGAACCTCCAGAAACTCCACTCACCCATCGCGTTAAAGCCGCAGAAGAAGAGAAGGGTGTCCGGGTCGTGCCTCCTTCGTGGGTCCTGCTCCGCGTCCAGCGTGACCGCCGTCCAAAAGCCGCCTCCCGTGGAGAAATCGGTGCCTGCGAGGGGGAACAAGGCGACCAAAATTGTCGGTCTGTTTCCTGACGCTGCTGCAGACAGTCTTACATTTCAATCTGTCCGACTCGGGAGGCCGGACCTGCGCGCGCGTCCTGCTCTCTGATTGGCGGGGCTCGGTGATGGAGGGTCCGGATCTGCGCGCGGATTGGCTGAGCACTTTGACATGACAGTTTTCAAAGAGCCCACCCCATGTCATCCCCGACCTCCCTCCCCTCGCCCACCAGcgcggacacacacacttgtggaggtgtgtgtcgcTGATTCAGATACGTTTATCACCATTaccatcgttttttttttcttttttaaccgTGAGTGAAGAAAAAGCCTGGATGGTGTGAGCGCCAAAGTTGGCTCGACCTGACACCTTCCCCTTGGTCCAAACTCTTCTCCTGAACTCCTTAAAACTCTGAGTAAAAGAGCCATCGCATGCTTTATCACGTCATGTACACGCACATCTACCTTACACATAGAGACACACCGTATAACCCAGTGAGGGTTTCTAGTGCTGAGGACTGATATGTAGTGCAACAGCACCATTCAAATGTAGCGCGCGCGCGGCTCCTGGAGGCATCAAAtgttgaaaccttttttttgtcaatatgaGAAGATATTTTAGCCAAATGAAGTCGCGTGGTTGATCGAACCCTGCGCCAGTGACGCACGCACCGCTCAATATCGCGGTCCGCGCGTGAAA comes from the Synchiropus splendidus isolate RoL2022-P1 chromosome 16, RoL_Sspl_1.0, whole genome shotgun sequence genome and includes:
- the pax9 gene encoding paired box protein Pax-9 — translated: MEPAFGEVNQLGGVFVNGRPLPNAIRLRIVELAQLGIRPCDISRQLRVSHGCVSKILARYNETGSILPGAIGGSKPRVTTPTVVKHIRTYKQRDPGIFAWEIRDRLLADGVCDKFNLPSVSSISRILRNKIGNLSQQSQYESGKQGPHPPPQPTIPYNHLYSYPGSKVPTPPGMPTLPGHMAMHRIWPSSHSVTDILGIRSITEQQNAEWLAHSEQLCHSAQHASLPPSHPSVTLHGVQRHHVGLCDRSHMAAGQWQCSISPQL